From one Bacteroidota bacterium genomic stretch:
- a CDS encoding transposase, with translation MLPLLEEEPYKKILYQSMAFVNAKYSAHIISYVFMPNHIHFIICFAKENKLIEYMRDFKKYTSYKITRTMSEVEGKESLVPLQYIYRKQVLKVWQDRFDDLYLFKTKTLLIKLNYIHENPVRKKLCDEASDYKHSSAAFYLKDETPLMPVMHFMQIV, from the coding sequence ATGCTTCCTCTTCTCGAAGAAGAACCATACAAGAAAATTCTTTACCAGTCAATGGCCTTTGTGAACGCTAAATATTCCGCTCACATCATTTCCTATGTTTTCATGCCGAATCATATTCACTTCATTATCTGTTTTGCAAAGGAGAACAAACTGATTGAATACATGCGTGATTTCAAAAAATACACCTCATATAAGATCACCAGGACAATGAGTGAAGTCGAGGGAAAAGAAAGTTTAGTTCCACTACAATATATTTATCGCAAACAAGTCCTGAAAGTATGGCAGGATAGATTTGATGATCTTTATTTATTCAAGACTAAAACATTATTGATAAAATTGAATTACATCCACGAAAATCCTGTGCGCAAAAAATTATGCGATGAAGCTTCAGATTACAAACACAGCAGTGCTGCATTTTATCTGAAAGATGAAACTCCGCTAATGCCTGTTATGCATTTCATGCAAATCGTCTAG
- a CDS encoding PKD domain-containing protein, with the protein MKNKLQLIAAGIGVLFLSIGAHAQCTPGFTWTQTSNNVINFTNTSTPNIANSTWFNWSFGDNQYDYTTNPVHTYNAPGTYIVCLSMYDSLNMCQGQFCDSVTVYGNVLCNLSASAFATSAASCSTCADGSAYGVPQGGTAPYTFSWSNNGTGQYANNLLPGTYTFCVTDANACTACATVTILDSTQQSNCNASFTFTLNANNNVTFTNTSTGVGPQTVYMWNFGDGNYDWNANTQHTYASAGGYNVCLTIYDSATACQNTSCTYVSVNGNTLSCSANFVIYPDSVNTNQAWAYNLSTGGPNMTYDWNWGDNTPHDYVAYPSHIYQSTGSYNICLIVNDASTQCSDTMCQTIQVVRLAQSAQGVPYYVNVLPTGIQSHEKNNVWSLYPNPAQGELHIRTDYSLAGKNYRITDLAGRLITSSKYDGSSIDISSLENGSYLLQMENTSGGYSAQRFIKN; encoded by the coding sequence ATGAAAAATAAATTACAACTCATAGCAGCAGGAATCGGAGTGCTGTTTTTATCTATCGGCGCACATGCGCAATGCACTCCGGGTTTCACCTGGACACAAACATCGAACAACGTGATCAATTTCACGAACACATCGACACCGAATATTGCGAATTCAACCTGGTTCAATTGGAGTTTCGGAGACAACCAGTATGACTACACGACGAATCCGGTTCATACTTACAATGCACCCGGAACATATATCGTGTGTCTTTCCATGTATGATTCGCTCAATATGTGCCAAGGGCAATTCTGCGATTCGGTCACTGTTTACGGAAATGTTCTCTGCAATCTTTCTGCATCTGCTTTCGCAACTTCCGCGGCAAGTTGTTCTACCTGTGCTGACGGATCGGCTTACGGAGTGCCGCAGGGCGGAACTGCTCCTTATACTTTTTCGTGGAGCAATAATGGAACAGGTCAGTATGCAAACAATCTTCTGCCCGGTACTTATACGTTTTGTGTCACAGATGCGAATGCCTGCACTGCTTGTGCAACTGTTACAATCCTCGATTCAACACAACAGTCCAATTGCAATGCTTCTTTCACTTTCACATTGAATGCTAATAATAACGTTACGTTCACAAACACCTCAACCGGTGTTGGCCCTCAGACAGTTTATATGTGGAATTTCGGTGACGGTAATTATGACTGGAATGCAAATACGCAGCACACCTATGCAAGTGCCGGGGGCTATAATGTGTGCCTTACAATTTATGATTCTGCAACTGCGTGTCAGAATACTTCCTGCACATACGTCAGTGTAAATGGAAATACTCTTTCCTGCAGCGCAAATTTTGTGATCTATCCCGATTCGGTGAATACCAACCAGGCGTGGGCATACAATTTATCTACCGGCGGGCCGAACATGACTTACGACTGGAACTGGGGCGACAATACCCCGCATGATTACGTGGCTTATCCTTCACACATTTACCAGTCGACGGGATCTTACAACATTTGTCTCATTGTGAATGACGCTTCCACTCAATGTTCAGATACCATGTGCCAGACGATACAAGTGGTTCGTCTCGCGCAGAGCGCACAAGGTGTTCCTTATTATGTGAATGTACTTCCAACCGGAATCCAGTCGCATGAGAAAAACAATGTGTGGAGTTTGTATCCGAATCCTGCGCAGGGGGAATTGCACATCAGAACTGATTATTCACTCGCAGGAAAAAATTACAGGATCACCGATCTTGCGGGAAGACTGATCACTTCGTCGAAGTACGACGGAAGCAGCATCGACATTTCTTCGCTGGAGAATGGAAGTTATTTGTTGCAAATGGAAAATACTTCCGGAGGATATTCTGCTCAGCGTTTTATTAAAAATTAG
- a CDS encoding S-adenosylmethionine:tRNA ribosyltransferase-isomerase, with amino-acid sequence MFTDPKSIIISDFSWNLPAERIALHPLPGRDQSKLLVYDRENIHENIFRNIPDEIPGGSLLIFNTTRVVRARIYMQRASGATVEIFCTDSGEPDLSFPQLLDKKNSVNISAFIGNGKRWSIEEELTAEILISKNKIQLSAKRLSQEQDRSIIQLKWKDENISFAEILETIGKIPLPPYIHREEAAGDAERYQTVFSNEKGSVAAPTAGLHFTENILKRLHDKKIETANVLLHVGAGTFKPVKSETIGGHEMHREMITVNEEVLSKIISFHSGNIVAAGTTSLRTLESIYWFGRQLILEPGKFHHELFVSQWQPYENETEIPALVALRAVLDWMRENNKKELNGYTQLLIAPGYKFRMVNGLVTNFHQPGSTLLLLVAAFVGEDWKKIYDHALANDFRFLSYGDGSLLWREKK; translated from the coding sequence ATGTTCACCGATCCGAAAAGCATAATCATCTCAGATTTTTCCTGGAACCTTCCGGCAGAAAGGATCGCACTTCATCCTTTGCCGGGGCGCGATCAGTCGAAATTGCTGGTGTATGACCGGGAGAATATTCATGAAAATATTTTCCGGAATATTCCGGATGAAATTCCGGGCGGCTCACTGCTCATTTTCAATACCACTCGTGTGGTGCGCGCCCGTATATATATGCAGCGCGCGAGCGGGGCGACCGTTGAAATTTTCTGCACCGATTCAGGAGAACCCGATCTCTCATTTCCGCAGTTGCTCGACAAAAAAAATTCCGTGAATATTTCAGCATTCATCGGTAACGGAAAAAGATGGAGTATTGAAGAAGAATTGACAGCGGAGATCCTTATCAGTAAAAATAAAATTCAGTTGTCTGCAAAGCGATTATCGCAGGAGCAGGATCGATCCATTATTCAGTTGAAGTGGAAGGATGAAAATATTTCCTTCGCAGAAATTCTCGAAACGATCGGTAAAATTCCGTTGCCGCCGTATATTCATCGTGAAGAAGCAGCAGGAGACGCCGAACGTTACCAGACTGTTTTCTCCAATGAAAAAGGTTCGGTAGCAGCGCCCACGGCAGGATTGCACTTCACAGAAAATATTCTTAAACGCCTTCACGATAAAAAAATTGAAACGGCGAATGTTCTTCTTCATGTTGGTGCGGGAACTTTTAAACCGGTCAAATCGGAAACCATCGGCGGTCATGAAATGCATCGTGAAATGATCACTGTGAATGAAGAAGTGCTTTCAAAAATTATTTCATTTCATTCCGGGAATATTGTTGCCGCAGGAACAACTTCGTTACGCACGCTCGAAAGTATTTACTGGTTTGGGCGCCAACTTATTCTTGAACCGGGAAAATTTCATCACGAACTTTTTGTTTCGCAGTGGCAGCCGTATGAAAATGAAACGGAAATTCCCGCGCTTGTAGCCCTGCGCGCAGTACTCGACTGGATGCGTGAGAATAATAAAAAGGAATTGAACGGTTATACACAACTGCTTATTGCGCCGGGATACAAATTCAGAATGGTGAATGGACTCGTCACGAATTTTCATCAACCGGGAAGTACTTTGCTTTTGCTGGTTGCTGCATTCGTGGGTGAAGACTGGAAAAAAATTTATGATCATGCGCTTGCCAATGATTTTCGTTTTCTCAGTTATGGCGACGGGAGTTTGTTATGGAGAGAAAAGAAATAG
- the hemW gene encoding radical SAM family heme chaperone HemW, with amino-acid sequence MMHLYFHIPFCKQACHYCDFHFSTNVKNKSQLVKAMVDELHWRKNELQEKQLKSIYFGGGTPSLLNESELELIFHSIADNFTIAENAEITLEANPDDLNEVYLSMLRKFPVNRLSIGIQSFRDEDLKMMNRAHTSADAQRVIRRAQETGFTNLTIDLIYGIPGMNNEAWRSNIEKAIASGVQHISAYCLTVEPKTALAHFIKTGKAEPVNEAVAAEHFSILLDVMKKNNFIPYEISNFARKDFIAKHNSSYWFGEEYLGIGPSAHSFNGKRRRWNISNNAEYISRVEKNERTFEEEILSERSAFNEFVLTRLRTMWGISIQELEKRSGKEVVLIFEKNIQRWIKEGKVALTDNNYILTENGRLFADHIAADLFRV; translated from the coding sequence ATCATGCATCTGTACTTCCATATCCCTTTCTGCAAACAGGCCTGTCATTATTGTGATTTTCATTTTTCAACGAATGTGAAAAACAAATCGCAATTAGTGAAAGCGATGGTTGATGAATTGCATTGGAGAAAAAACGAATTGCAGGAAAAACAACTGAAGAGTATTTATTTCGGCGGCGGAACTCCTTCTTTACTGAATGAAAGTGAACTTGAACTTATTTTCCATTCCATTGCAGATAATTTTACCATTGCGGAAAATGCCGAGATCACGCTGGAAGCTAATCCTGATGATTTGAATGAAGTTTATCTTTCCATGCTGCGGAAATTTCCGGTCAACCGGTTAAGTATAGGAATTCAATCTTTCCGCGATGAGGATCTGAAGATGATGAATCGCGCACACACGAGTGCGGATGCGCAACGCGTAATACGACGTGCGCAGGAAACAGGTTTTACAAATCTTACGATCGATCTCATTTACGGAATTCCCGGAATGAATAATGAAGCCTGGAGATCGAATATTGAAAAAGCAATCGCTTCCGGTGTTCAGCATATTTCTGCCTATTGCCTGACCGTTGAGCCGAAAACAGCGCTGGCACATTTTATTAAAACAGGAAAAGCTGAACCGGTAAATGAAGCGGTGGCCGCAGAACATTTTAGTATTTTGCTGGATGTGATGAAAAAAAACAACTTCATTCCCTATGAGATCTCCAATTTTGCAAGAAAAGATTTCATCGCAAAACACAATAGCAGTTATTGGTTCGGGGAAGAATACCTGGGCATCGGACCTTCTGCACACAGTTTTAACGGCAAAAGAAGAAGATGGAATATCTCCAACAACGCAGAATATATTTCACGGGTAGAAAAAAATGAACGAACATTTGAAGAGGAAATACTTTCTGAAAGATCGGCATTCAATGAATTCGTTCTTACACGGCTCCGTACCATGTGGGGAATTTCCATTCAGGAACTGGAGAAAAGATCGGGGAAAGAAGTCGTGTTAATTTTTGAAAAAAATATTCAGCGCTGGATAAAAGAAGGGAAAGTGGCATTAACCGACAACAATTATATACTCACTGAAAACGGGCGCCTTTTCGCCGATCATATAGCTGCCGACCTCTTTAGGGTCTGA
- a CDS encoding cyclase family protein: MFATINHKGKNFRTDLSQPIDISIPMNEHSARAWYADAMKIEAVRNGDWIGEVKQGGSVNFRNIFFNPHAHGTHTECVGHIAQEIYNVNEHLKNYFFLAELITILPEENETGDHIITRKQLEELLEGKDPQAVVIRTVANPELKLSMNWSDTNPPFVAEDAAKYLAEKKVDHLLIDLPSIDKEVDGGKLLAHHAFWEYPHHTQFQRTITEFIYVPNSVYDGTYFLNLQTAPFENDATPSRPLLFKIVF, encoded by the coding sequence ATGTTCGCCACCATCAATCATAAGGGAAAAAATTTCAGAACGGATCTTTCACAGCCCATCGATATTTCAATTCCGATGAACGAGCACAGCGCGCGTGCGTGGTATGCCGATGCGATGAAGATAGAAGCGGTGCGCAATGGAGACTGGATAGGTGAAGTGAAACAGGGAGGATCCGTCAACTTCAGGAATATTTTTTTCAATCCGCACGCGCACGGTACACACACGGAATGCGTGGGCCACATCGCGCAGGAAATTTATAATGTGAATGAACATCTGAAAAATTATTTTTTTCTCGCCGAGCTCATTACCATTTTGCCGGAAGAAAATGAAACCGGCGATCACATCATCACAAGAAAACAACTGGAAGAATTACTCGAAGGAAAAGACCCGCAGGCGGTGGTCATTCGCACCGTTGCAAATCCTGAACTGAAACTTTCCATGAACTGGTCGGATACAAATCCGCCTTTTGTTGCTGAAGATGCTGCAAAATATCTTGCCGAAAAAAAAGTGGATCATCTTCTCATCGATCTTCCATCTATTGATAAAGAAGTGGACGGGGGAAAATTACTTGCGCATCATGCCTTCTGGGAATATCCGCACCACACGCAATTTCAACGCACGATCACCGAATTCATTTACGTTCCGAATTCTGTTTACGACGGAACTTATTTTCTGAATCTTCAGACGGCGCCATTTGAAAACGACGCCACTCCATCGAGGCCGCTGTTATTCAAAATAGTTTTCTGA
- a CDS encoding DUF502 domain-containing protein produces the protein MKNILRYFIQGLIVLVPSAITILVLYKLFIWLRDLFGKLDVIVNKYADPFLITGVILLFILVVGIFTSNVIAKFFLEESGKVIERIPFVKHIYSPVKDFTTAFIGNKKRFSQPVLITSNAQNNIREIGFITDDDLHELGIEKEFVAVYVPMSYSISGRLLIVPKENIKPLNIPATEAMKFIVSGGVSEVDEH, from the coding sequence ATGAAAAATATCCTTCGCTATTTTATACAGGGGCTTATTGTTCTTGTTCCTTCGGCAATAACCATTCTCGTTCTCTACAAACTTTTCATTTGGTTACGCGATCTTTTCGGAAAACTTGATGTGATCGTGAATAAATACGCCGACCCGTTCCTCATAACCGGCGTCATCCTGCTTTTTATTTTAGTGGTCGGAATATTCACTTCGAATGTGATCGCAAAATTCTTCCTCGAAGAATCGGGCAAAGTCATTGAACGTATTCCATTTGTAAAACATATTTATTCGCCGGTAAAAGATTTTACGACCGCTTTTATCGGGAATAAAAAAAGATTCAGTCAACCGGTACTCATCACTTCCAACGCGCAAAACAATATCCGCGAGATCGGTTTTATAACGGACGATGATCTGCATGAACTCGGAATAGAAAAAGAGTTTGTGGCCGTTTACGTTCCAATGTCGTATTCTATTTCCGGCCGCTTGCTCATTGTGCCGAAAGAAAACATCAAACCGCTGAATATTCCTGCTACTGAAGCGATGAAGTTCATTGTGTCGGGAGGAGTTTCGGAAGTGGATGAACACTGA
- a CDS encoding bifunctional phosphoglucose/phosphomannose isomerase has protein sequence MKNLVEQFPAQIEAAIAIGKHLKISETKEPVGNVLICGLGGSGIGGTIISELAFSHAGVPVNATKGYSIPSYINRDSLVIISSYSGNTEETLACMHAALNKGATIFCITSGGKVEQLAKEKKLDHVIIPAGMPPRACLSYSLVQLIFLFINYKLLPENSVADLENSVVLLKKEENSIKQIAKKLAADLHGKTPVIYCTTYYEGVAIRFRQQLNENAKVLCWHHVIPEMNHNELVGWAGGNENIAVVLFRDPTEFERNNHRIELNKEIISKRTPHFTEIFSKGNSQIEKTLYLIHLGDWASVFLAQLRGVDDMEVNVINFLKGELSKK, from the coding sequence ATGAAAAATCTTGTTGAGCAGTTTCCCGCCCAGATCGAAGCAGCCATTGCTATCGGGAAGCATTTAAAAATTTCTGAAACAAAAGAACCCGTTGGAAATGTGCTCATTTGCGGACTCGGTGGATCGGGCATTGGAGGAACTATCATTTCTGAATTGGCATTCAGTCATGCCGGTGTTCCGGTGAATGCAACTAAAGGATATTCCATTCCGTCTTACATCAATCGTGATTCACTGGTTATCATTTCTTCTTATTCGGGAAATACAGAAGAAACGCTGGCGTGCATGCATGCTGCGCTCAACAAAGGCGCAACTATTTTCTGCATCACATCGGGCGGGAAAGTGGAACAACTTGCAAAAGAAAAAAAACTCGATCATGTGATCATTCCCGCGGGAATGCCTCCGCGTGCGTGCCTCAGTTATTCGCTCGTGCAACTTATTTTCCTTTTTATAAATTATAAATTGCTCCCGGAAAATTCTGTTGCGGATCTTGAAAATTCTGTTGTGCTGCTGAAAAAAGAAGAGAATTCCATAAAGCAGATCGCAAAAAAACTGGCGGCAGATCTTCACGGAAAAACGCCGGTCATTTACTGTACTACGTATTACGAAGGAGTTGCCATTCGTTTTCGCCAGCAACTGAATGAGAATGCAAAAGTGTTGTGCTGGCATCATGTCATTCCCGAAATGAATCACAATGAACTCGTGGGATGGGCCGGCGGCAATGAGAATATTGCGGTTGTGCTTTTCCGCGATCCCACAGAATTTGAACGAAATAATCATCGCATCGAACTCAACAAAGAGATCATCAGCAAACGTACTCCGCATTTCACAGAAATTTTTTCCAAAGGAAATTCGCAGATAGAAAAAACACTTTATCTCATTCATCTCGGCGACTGGGCCTCCGTTTTTCTCGCCCAACTCCGCGGCGTGGATGATATGGAAGTGAACGTGATCAATTTTCTGAAAGGCGAACTCTCTAAAAAGTAA
- the lipB gene encoding lipoyl(octanoyl) transferase LipB: MIKVLFHDLHLIDYKQCWDLQEELLKEIADQKILNRDAAKEKIIPTQSHLIFCEHPHVFTLGKTGDEQHLLANEKQLEEMSATFYKINRGGDITYHGPGQLVGYPILDLDNFFTDIHRYLRTLEEVIIKTIAEFGLKGERYEGYTGVWLDPHTELAGGEPGRTARKICAMGVRTSRWVTMHGWALNVNSDLSYFNRIVPCGIADKAVTSMEKELGNKVNMEDVKEKLKKYFELEFECELAGEKVPW, encoded by the coding sequence ATGATCAAAGTCCTCTTCCACGATCTTCATCTCATCGATTACAAGCAGTGCTGGGATCTTCAGGAAGAGCTGTTGAAAGAAATTGCCGATCAGAAAATTTTAAATCGCGATGCGGCTAAGGAAAAAATAATTCCAACACAAAGTCATCTTATTTTCTGCGAGCATCCTCATGTTTTTACATTGGGCAAAACGGGCGATGAACAACATCTCCTGGCGAATGAAAAACAGCTTGAAGAAATGAGCGCCACATTTTATAAAATAAATCGCGGGGGCGATATCACTTATCACGGGCCGGGGCAACTTGTAGGTTATCCCATTCTCGATCTCGATAATTTTTTCACCGACATTCACCGTTACCTGCGCACGCTCGAAGAAGTCATTATTAAAACCATTGCAGAATTCGGATTGAAAGGCGAGCGCTATGAAGGATACACAGGCGTGTGGCTCGATCCGCACACTGAACTTGCCGGCGGTGAGCCGGGCCGAACCGCGCGCAAGATCTGCGCAATGGGTGTGCGCACAAGCAGATGGGTGACCATGCACGGGTGGGCGCTCAACGTAAATTCCGATCTCAGTTATTTCAATCGCATTGTTCCTTGTGGAATCGCCGACAAAGCAGTTACCTCAATGGAAAAAGAACTGGGAAATAAAGTGAACATGGAGGACGTGAAGGAAAAACTGAAAAAATATTTTGAACTGGAATTTGAATGTGAACTTGCCGGCGAAAAAGTTCCGTGGTAA
- a CDS encoding serine hydrolase codes for MKKFFKRFGYFFLFIFIAANLFILFSGRFYLYKAVWNTYLRGRNGPSAMEYKIFDNREVKNGIPQPWPIGKDYNKKEIPSDLLAKMTDIQTGAFLIIKNDSIRCEQYWGEFTNHSYTNSFSMAKTVISILIGCALEDGKIKSIDEPAANYLPELANDDRKKITIKNLLQMSSGINFDENYVSPLAYPAEAYYGSDLRALTLAYTQLNATPGENFLYLSGNTQLLGFILQKATGKTIADYASEKLWIPMGCEHNAFWSLDNENGNEKAFCCLNSNARDFARLGKLYLDSGRWAGKQIVPEWYALASVHPTGTKNTNGKPADDYGFLWWLLPEYKGHPVFYARGILGQYVICIPDMDMIIVRLGMKRLPVIANELPPDAHFYLDAALRMYE; via the coding sequence ATGAAAAAATTCTTCAAACGCTTCGGCTATTTCTTTCTTTTCATTTTCATCGCGGCAAACCTGTTCATTCTTTTCAGCGGAAGATTTTACCTGTACAAGGCAGTTTGGAATACGTATCTCCGCGGAAGGAACGGCCCTTCGGCAATGGAGTATAAAATCTTCGATAATCGCGAAGTGAAAAATGGGATTCCGCAACCGTGGCCGATAGGAAAAGATTACAACAAGAAAGAAATTCCCTCCGATCTCCTCGCAAAAATGACGGACATACAGACGGGCGCATTTCTCATTATTAAAAACGACAGCATCCGTTGCGAACAGTATTGGGGAGAATTCACCAACCACTCGTACACGAATTCTTTTTCGATGGCGAAAACCGTCATCAGTATTCTCATTGGTTGCGCGCTCGAAGACGGAAAAATAAAAAGCATCGATGAACCCGCTGCAAATTACCTTCCTGAACTTGCGAACGACGATCGAAAAAAGATCACGATAAAAAATCTTTTACAGATGAGTTCAGGAATTAATTTCGATGAGAATTATGTAAGCCCCCTCGCGTATCCCGCGGAAGCATATTACGGGAGCGACCTGCGCGCACTCACGCTCGCGTACACGCAACTGAACGCAACTCCTGGAGAAAATTTTCTTTATCTCAGCGGCAACACCCAATTACTCGGGTTCATCCTGCAGAAAGCAACCGGGAAAACAATTGCGGATTATGCTTCGGAAAAATTGTGGATCCCGATGGGATGCGAGCACAATGCATTTTGGTCGCTCGATAATGAGAATGGAAATGAAAAAGCTTTCTGTTGCCTGAATTCGAACGCGCGCGATTTTGCACGATTAGGAAAATTATATCTCGACAGTGGTAGATGGGCAGGAAAACAAATTGTCCCGGAATGGTATGCGCTTGCTTCCGTTCACCCCACAGGAACAAAAAATACCAATGGAAAACCCGCAGACGATTATGGATTTCTCTGGTGGCTGCTTCCGGAATACAAAGGCCATCCTGTTTTTTATGCGCGTGGAATTCTCGGACAATATGTGATCTGCATTCCTGATATGGATATGATTATTGTTCGTCTCGGAATGAAACGACTTCCGGTTATTGCCAATGAACTTCCACCCGATGCGCATTTTTATCTTGATGCCGCTTTACGGATGTACGAATAA